From Streptomyces sp. HUAS MG91, the proteins below share one genomic window:
- a CDS encoding acyl-CoA dehydrogenase family protein, which yields MHLEYTPEQQQLRTELRAYFAELVPDNAYARYEDPAAQKRFYRETVRRLGSDGWLGVGWPKEYGGRGLTPMEQFIFFDEAAQAGVPLPLMALNTVGPTIMQFGTDEQKEFFLPKILAGEIDFAIGYSEPDAGTDLAALKTKAVRDGDETTGHYTVNGQKIWTTNGDTADWVWLAVRTAFDDPAAPPHKGITMLLVPTSDPGYSCTVINTLASHDTTASYYENIRVPAARRVGEENKGWRLITNQLNHERVTLAAHGTMAIRALHDVQRWAMDTKLADGRRVIDLGWVRKRLAQTHTRLDAMKLLNWQMVNAVQQGTLMPQDASAVKVYGSEARRDAYAWLMEVVGAAGALKEGSAGAVLHGELERGYRSAVIFTFGGGNNEIQREIISWIGLGMPRVRR from the coding sequence GTGCACCTCGAATACACGCCTGAGCAGCAGCAGTTGCGCACCGAGCTGCGCGCCTACTTCGCCGAGCTCGTGCCCGACAACGCCTATGCCCGTTACGAGGACCCGGCCGCCCAGAAGCGCTTCTACCGGGAGACCGTGCGCCGCCTCGGCTCCGACGGCTGGCTCGGAGTGGGCTGGCCCAAGGAGTACGGCGGACGCGGCCTGACCCCGATGGAACAGTTCATCTTCTTCGACGAGGCCGCCCAGGCGGGCGTGCCGCTGCCGCTGATGGCGCTCAACACCGTCGGCCCGACGATCATGCAGTTCGGCACGGACGAGCAGAAGGAGTTCTTCCTGCCGAAGATCCTCGCCGGGGAGATCGACTTCGCCATCGGCTACAGCGAGCCGGACGCGGGCACCGACCTGGCCGCGCTGAAGACGAAGGCGGTCCGCGACGGCGACGAGACCACCGGCCACTACACGGTGAACGGCCAGAAGATCTGGACGACCAACGGCGACACCGCCGACTGGGTCTGGCTCGCCGTGCGCACCGCCTTCGACGATCCGGCCGCCCCGCCCCACAAGGGCATCACCATGCTGCTGGTCCCGACGTCCGACCCCGGCTACTCCTGCACCGTCATCAACACCCTCGCCTCGCACGACACCACGGCGAGCTACTACGAGAACATCCGGGTGCCCGCCGCGCGCCGGGTCGGCGAGGAGAACAAGGGCTGGCGCCTGATCACCAACCAGCTCAACCACGAACGCGTCACCCTCGCCGCCCACGGCACCATGGCCATCCGCGCCCTGCACGACGTCCAGCGCTGGGCCATGGACACCAAGCTCGCCGACGGGCGCCGCGTCATCGACCTCGGCTGGGTCAGGAAGCGCCTCGCGCAGACCCACACCAGGCTGGACGCGATGAAGCTCCTCAACTGGCAGATGGTGAACGCCGTCCAGCAGGGCACCCTCATGCCGCAGGACGCCTCCGCCGTGAAGGTCTACGGCTCCGAGGCGCGCCGCGACGCCTACGCGTGGCTGATGGAGGTGGTGGGCGCCGCCGGGGCACTGAAGGAGGGGAGCGCCGGCGCCGTCCTCCACGGCGAACTGGAGCGCGGCTACCGGTCGGCCGTCATCTTCACCTTCGGCGGCGGCAACAACGAGATCCAGCGCGAGATCATCTCCTGGATCGGTCTGGGGATGCCCCGGGTGCGCCGCTGA
- a CDS encoding ferredoxin encodes MTPLAKHANPRAEQTPGAAPGPADEPSKDALVRYLEDRFACTQSCTECARACAMRVSSADRAGVAAGARGPARPPAAGADPDAGGRTPQEPRRTLLLCVEICDATCRLLSEEALRDEYALRLQVEWCRAVALECAHACDRMPDGEDCARRCRACARACSDFLATLG; translated from the coding sequence GTGACCCCCCTGGCGAAGCACGCGAACCCCCGCGCCGAGCAGACCCCGGGCGCGGCGCCCGGGCCGGCGGACGAACCGTCCAAGGACGCCCTCGTGCGCTATCTGGAGGACCGCTTCGCCTGCACCCAGTCCTGCACCGAGTGCGCCCGCGCCTGCGCGATGCGGGTGAGCTCCGCCGACCGGGCGGGCGTCGCCGCCGGGGCGCGGGGTCCGGCCCGCCCGCCGGCCGCGGGCGCCGACCCGGACGCCGGCGGCCGGACGCCCCAGGAGCCGCGGCGCACCCTGCTGCTCTGCGTCGAGATCTGCGACGCGACCTGCCGGCTCCTGTCGGAGGAGGCGCTGCGCGACGAGTACGCCCTGCGCCTCCAGGTCGAGTGGTGCCGCGCGGTCGCCCTGGAGTGCGCGCACGCCTGCGACCGGATGCCGGACGGCGAGGACTGCGCGCGGCGGTGCCGGGCGTGCGCGCGTGCCTGCTCCGACTTCCTGGCGACGCTGGGCTGA
- a CDS encoding response regulator has translation MPTVAQPKILVVDDRDDTLFAMESALAPLGFPMDRANSGDDALKTVLRGGVAVVLLDVLMPDLSGFEVAQYMTRLEQTQDIPIMMITGAGQDPTLAARAFELGVADYVVKPVDPWVIRTKVRYLYETGRRLHTLRERLRAYERRSEEFRDGPPLGLEGHPLPRPA, from the coding sequence ATGCCCACCGTTGCTCAGCCCAAGATCCTCGTCGTCGACGACCGCGACGACACGCTCTTCGCGATGGAGAGCGCGCTCGCCCCGCTCGGCTTCCCGATGGACCGTGCGAACTCCGGGGACGACGCCCTCAAGACGGTCCTGCGCGGCGGCGTCGCCGTGGTCCTGCTCGATGTGCTGATGCCCGACCTCAGCGGCTTCGAGGTCGCCCAGTACATGACGCGGCTCGAACAGACGCAGGACATACCGATCATGATGATCACCGGTGCGGGCCAGGACCCCACCCTGGCGGCGAGAGCCTTCGAGCTGGGCGTCGCCGACTACGTCGTCAAGCCGGTCGACCCCTGGGTGATACGGACGAAGGTCCGCTATCTGTACGAGACGGGCCGCCGGCTCCACACACTCCGCGAGCGCCTCCGGGCGTACGAGCGGCGGAGCGAGGAGTTCCGCGACGGCCCGCCCCTCGGCCTGGAGGGTCACCCGCTCCCGCGGCCCGCCTGA
- a CDS encoding HdeD family acid-resistance protein, with the protein MTQAPYDPQAPHQTPAAGDPTPDQGPLGRLAQNAWQAVLLMGVASVILGILVLVWPGASLWAAGVLFGIYLVVSGVFQLVSAFGRHVTAGLRIVAFISGAVSVLLGLFCFRGAMQSTLLLALWIGIGWLFRGITQTVAAAADPTVPARGWQIFLGVVTALAGIVLIDSPFESVAVLTLVGGLWLLVVGVVEIVTAFAVRGRAKRIPDGV; encoded by the coding sequence ATGACCCAAGCACCGTACGACCCTCAGGCCCCGCACCAGACACCCGCCGCCGGTGATCCGACCCCCGACCAGGGCCCGCTCGGCAGACTCGCGCAGAACGCGTGGCAGGCCGTGCTGCTCATGGGCGTCGCCTCCGTCATCCTCGGCATCCTCGTCCTGGTCTGGCCGGGCGCCTCGCTATGGGCGGCGGGCGTGCTGTTCGGCATCTACCTCGTGGTCAGCGGCGTCTTCCAACTGGTCTCCGCCTTCGGCCGGCACGTCACCGCCGGACTGCGGATCGTGGCCTTCATCAGCGGCGCCGTCTCCGTTCTCCTCGGCCTGTTCTGCTTCCGCGGAGCCATGCAGTCGACCCTGCTGCTCGCCCTGTGGATCGGCATCGGCTGGCTGTTCCGCGGCATCACCCAGACCGTCGCCGCGGCCGCCGACCCGACCGTGCCCGCGCGCGGCTGGCAGATCTTCCTCGGCGTGGTCACCGCGCTGGCCGGCATCGTCCTGATCGACTCGCCGTTCGAGTCGGTCGCGGTGCTCACCCTGGTCGGCGGTCTGTGGCTGCTCGTGGTCGGCGTGGTGGAGATCGTCACGGCGTTCGCCGTCCGCGGCAGGGCGAAGAGGATCCCGGACGGGGTGTGA
- a CDS encoding DUF488 family protein, which yields MSTHAQRDRIAVRRVYDPPAPADGTRLLVDRLWPRGISRERAAVDEWLRDIAPSRELRTWYHEDRDGRYDAFAERYAAELADPVRAGLVAHVQDLARRGRVTLVTSVKEVEHSHVPVLVRHVLGD from the coding sequence ATGAGCACCCACGCACAGCGGGACCGCATCGCCGTACGCCGCGTCTACGACCCGCCCGCGCCGGCCGACGGCACCCGGCTGCTGGTCGACCGGCTGTGGCCGCGCGGTATCTCCAGGGAGCGGGCCGCCGTCGACGAGTGGCTGCGCGACATCGCGCCGTCCAGGGAGCTGCGGACCTGGTACCACGAGGACCGCGACGGGCGGTACGACGCCTTCGCCGAGCGCTACGCCGCCGAGCTGGCCGATCCGGTGCGCGCCGGGCTCGTGGCGCACGTCCAGGACCTGGCCCGGCGGGGCCGGGTCACGCTGGTGACCTCGGTCAAGGAGGTCGAGCACAGCCACGTCCCGGTCCTCGTGCGCCACGTACTCGGCGACTGA
- a CDS encoding helix-turn-helix transcriptional regulator: MSAHETPRPRAALAPEPLWRHVVGDVLRRRRRAQGRTLQDVADVAGISMPYLSEMERGRKEASSEMLAAVAGALGLGLVDVLALAQGELARAARVRRTVSVTAAVSVPGTGPGRGRGAVCLAA; encoded by the coding sequence ATGAGCGCCCACGAGACCCCGAGGCCCCGAGCCGCCCTTGCCCCCGAGCCGCTGTGGCGGCATGTCGTCGGAGACGTGCTGCGCCGCCGCCGACGCGCCCAGGGAAGGACGTTGCAGGACGTGGCCGACGTCGCCGGGATCTCCATGCCCTACCTCTCCGAGATGGAGCGCGGCCGCAAGGAGGCCTCCTCGGAGATGCTCGCCGCCGTGGCCGGGGCGCTCGGGCTCGGCCTGGTCGACGTACTGGCGCTCGCCCAGGGTGAATTGGCGCGCGCGGCCCGGGTGCGCCGCACCGTCTCCGTCACCGCGGCCGTCTCCGTGCCCGGCACGGGCCCGGGCCGGGGGCGCGGCGCGGTCTGCCTGGCGGCCTGA
- a CDS encoding dihydrofolate reductase family protein gives MRKIVLMMGISLDGYVEGPGREIDWHQVDAPFHQHMNDVLRPMGGFLSGRVTHELMADYWPAADADPGAEPVETDFAEIWREKPKIVFSRTLKPGPAPWHTTVVPEVSPAAIRALKEEPGGDLSLGGAGLAATFLEHDLVDEFRIYVHPVVVGAGKRLFPDGPFAPSLLRLVETRAFDNGVVLLRYERTPE, from the coding sequence ATGCGCAAGATCGTCCTGATGATGGGGATTTCTCTGGACGGGTACGTGGAGGGGCCGGGCCGCGAGATCGACTGGCACCAGGTGGACGCCCCGTTCCATCAGCACATGAACGACGTGCTGCGGCCCATGGGCGGCTTCCTCAGCGGCCGGGTCACCCACGAACTGATGGCGGACTACTGGCCCGCGGCCGACGCCGACCCCGGCGCGGAGCCGGTCGAGACCGACTTCGCGGAGATCTGGCGCGAGAAACCGAAGATCGTCTTCTCGCGCACGCTGAAGCCCGGCCCCGCGCCCTGGCACACCACCGTCGTCCCCGAGGTGTCCCCGGCCGCGATCCGCGCCCTCAAGGAGGAACCCGGCGGCGACCTCAGCCTCGGCGGCGCCGGTCTGGCCGCCACCTTCCTGGAGCACGACCTCGTCGACGAGTTCCGGATCTACGTCCACCCCGTCGTGGTCGGCGCGGGCAAACGCCTCTTCCCGGACGGCCCGTTCGCCCCGTCGCTCCTGCGCCTCGTGGAGACCCGCGCCTTCGACAACGGGGTCGTCCTGCTCCGCTACGAACGGACGCCCGAGTGA
- a CDS encoding cation:proton antiporter, producing MEVTLIAVVGVASIVAVAAFSQRLGLAAPLSLVVVGIALSFVPGVPVVQLDPEWVLAGVLPPLLYSSAVNMPAQDFRRDIKAIGGLAVLLVAVSTLGAGWLLHLLMPDIGWPAAFALGAVISPTDAVAATSVGRKLGLPSRLLTLLEGEGLVNDASALVLLRSAVAAMAGAVSLWGVAGQFVFSVAVAVVVGVVVGLVNVRVRALLDDTVLNTAISFVVPFVAYVPAEEFDASGVLAVVVCGLVTGHLSPRLLRARDRIGEAMNWRTLAFLLESSIFLLMGLGLKTLLDEAHAHENGLGAGRVILYGLALTGLVIVVRMVFTVPLVALVRRDARRAAASKPLIERMQERLDTFDLSERFTPRKKAHIERRVQRTSADIDFRLTETLGWQGGVVLAWSGMRGAITVAAAQTLPEDTEYRAQLIVIAFVVAVTTLLLQGLTLPAVIRTVRIPGDDPQRLREEYGRLVTEMSDAGVASLDDAQESGDAPPALLDRVRQDSLIRPRDADSEEDRKRAAAAFQGIDDAHLVYLRLRLRVVSAERDALLAARTRGSYSSRALQGAQHVLDLEEARLEQFGDRFEE from the coding sequence ATGGAAGTGACCCTGATCGCCGTCGTCGGCGTCGCGAGCATCGTGGCGGTGGCCGCGTTCTCGCAGCGTCTCGGGCTCGCCGCGCCGCTCAGCCTGGTCGTGGTCGGCATCGCCCTGAGTTTCGTGCCGGGTGTGCCGGTGGTGCAGCTGGATCCCGAGTGGGTCCTGGCGGGTGTCCTGCCGCCGCTGCTGTACTCCTCGGCGGTGAACATGCCCGCGCAGGACTTCCGGCGCGACATCAAGGCCATCGGCGGGCTCGCGGTGCTGCTGGTGGCGGTGTCCACGCTCGGGGCCGGCTGGCTGCTGCATCTGCTGATGCCGGACATCGGCTGGCCGGCCGCGTTCGCGCTCGGCGCGGTGATCAGCCCCACGGACGCGGTCGCCGCGACGTCGGTGGGCCGCAAACTCGGCCTGCCGTCGCGGCTGCTGACGCTCCTGGAGGGCGAGGGTCTGGTCAACGACGCCTCCGCGCTGGTGCTGCTGCGCTCCGCGGTCGCGGCGATGGCGGGTGCGGTGTCCCTGTGGGGTGTCGCCGGGCAGTTCGTGTTCTCGGTCGCGGTGGCGGTCGTGGTGGGCGTGGTCGTCGGACTGGTCAACGTGCGGGTCCGCGCGCTCCTCGACGACACGGTGCTCAACACGGCGATCTCGTTCGTCGTGCCGTTCGTCGCGTATGTGCCCGCCGAGGAGTTCGACGCGTCGGGGGTGCTCGCCGTCGTCGTCTGCGGGCTGGTGACGGGGCATCTGAGCCCGCGGCTGCTGCGGGCGAGGGACCGGATCGGCGAGGCGATGAACTGGCGCACCCTCGCCTTCCTCCTGGAGAGTTCGATCTTCCTGCTGATGGGTCTCGGCCTGAAGACGCTGCTCGACGAGGCGCACGCCCACGAGAACGGGCTCGGCGCGGGCCGCGTCATCCTCTACGGGCTGGCCCTCACCGGTCTCGTCATCGTCGTACGGATGGTGTTCACGGTGCCGTTGGTGGCGCTGGTGCGCCGCGACGCGCGCCGGGCCGCCGCCTCGAAACCGCTGATCGAGCGGATGCAGGAGCGGCTCGACACCTTCGACCTGAGCGAGCGGTTCACCCCGCGCAAGAAGGCGCACATCGAGCGCCGGGTGCAGCGCACGAGCGCCGACATCGACTTCCGGCTCACCGAGACGCTCGGCTGGCAGGGCGGTGTGGTCCTCGCCTGGTCGGGGATGCGGGGCGCGATCACGGTGGCGGCCGCGCAGACGCTGCCCGAGGACACCGAGTACCGCGCCCAGTTGATCGTGATCGCGTTCGTCGTGGCGGTGACGACGCTGCTGCTGCAAGGGCTGACGCTGCCCGCCGTGATCCGCACGGTCCGCATCCCGGGCGACGACCCGCAGCGGCTGCGCGAGGAGTACGGGCGGCTGGTCACGGAGATGTCCGACGCGGGGGTCGCCTCCCTGGACGACGCGCAGGAGTCCGGGGACGCGCCGCCCGCGCTGCTCGACCGTGTGCGGCAGGACAGTCTGATCCGGCCGCGGGACGCGGACTCGGAGGAGGACCGCAAGAGGGCCGCCGCCGCGTTCCAGGGCATCGACGACGCCCATCTCGTCTATCTCCGGCTCCGGCTGCGGGTCGTCTCGGCGGAGCGCGACGCCCTGCTCGCCGCGCGCACCCGGGGTTCGTACAGTTCCCGCGCGCTGCAGGGCGCCCAGCACGTGCTGGACCTGGAGGAGGCGCGGCTGGAGCAGTTCGGCGACCGCTTCGAGGAGTGA
- a CDS encoding luciferase family protein, with translation MTAAQRAMSELGTWPNLVSGPPRCSVGHAFGAAGHELIHFHADDCADLYLTSSAVQRLLPQLRHSSAIRVRPGDSWITVLLECDTDVQLLLSLVSVALKEHDAHACPSPPCDWERPKAS, from the coding sequence ATGACCGCGGCCCAGCGCGCCATGTCCGAACTGGGGACATGGCCGAACCTGGTAAGTGGCCCGCCCCGGTGCTCGGTTGGGCACGCCTTCGGCGCGGCGGGCCATGAACTCATCCATTTCCACGCCGACGACTGCGCCGATCTGTACCTGACCTCCTCGGCGGTGCAGCGGCTCCTGCCCCAGCTGCGGCACAGCAGCGCGATCCGGGTGCGGCCGGGGGACTCCTGGATCACCGTCCTCCTGGAGTGCGACACGGACGTCCAGCTGCTGCTCAGCCTCGTGAGCGTCGCCCTCAAGGAACACGACGCGCACGCCTGCCCGTCCCCGCCCTGCGACTGGGAGCGGCCGAAAGCCTCGTAG
- a CDS encoding alpha/beta hydrolase: MPTSSAVAGWEDVAVRDVETNGITLRVFEQGPDTGGTADRPPVVLCHGFPELAFSWRHQVRALAAAGHRVLAPDMRGYGGSSRPADPDAYDALTLCADLAGLLDAEGVDDAVFVGHDWGAIVVWQMATAYPERVRAVAGMSVPATPRSPVPPLPLLRKRNGDDFYIVWFQEPGVADRALARNVRRTLVTREIYSAAWAARPDEQLPPPRWLNEAELAHYVDEFSRTGFTGGLNYYRNLDRTWTLTEHLAGRTIDCPSLFVTGSRDPVARFMPDDKMERVLTDLRGRVVLDGAGHWIQQERPEEVNTALLDFLAGLPQGRS, translated from the coding sequence ATGCCCACATCATCGGCGGTGGCCGGGTGGGAGGACGTCGCGGTGCGCGACGTCGAGACGAACGGCATCACGCTGCGGGTCTTCGAGCAGGGCCCCGACACCGGCGGGACGGCGGACCGGCCGCCGGTCGTGCTCTGTCACGGCTTCCCCGAGCTGGCGTTCTCCTGGCGCCATCAGGTACGGGCGCTGGCCGCGGCGGGCCATCGGGTGCTGGCCCCGGACATGCGCGGCTACGGCGGCAGTTCCCGCCCGGCCGATCCGGACGCGTACGACGCGCTGACCCTGTGCGCGGATCTCGCCGGGCTGCTCGACGCGGAGGGCGTGGACGACGCCGTGTTCGTGGGCCACGACTGGGGAGCGATCGTGGTGTGGCAGATGGCGACGGCGTACCCGGAGCGGGTGCGGGCCGTCGCGGGGATGAGCGTGCCGGCCACGCCCCGCTCCCCCGTGCCGCCGCTCCCGCTGCTGCGCAAGCGCAACGGAGACGACTTCTACATCGTGTGGTTCCAGGAGCCCGGGGTCGCCGACCGCGCGCTCGCGCGGAACGTCCGCCGCACGCTCGTCACCCGGGAGATCTACTCGGCCGCGTGGGCCGCCCGCCCCGACGAGCAGCTGCCGCCGCCGCGCTGGCTGAACGAGGCGGAACTCGCCCATTACGTGGATGAGTTCAGCCGGACCGGCTTCACCGGCGGGCTGAACTACTACCGCAATCTCGATCGCACCTGGACCCTGACGGAGCATCTGGCGGGCCGCACGATCGACTGCCCCTCGCTGTTCGTCACGGGTTCCCGCGACCCGGTCGCCCGGTTCATGCCGGACGACAAGATGGAACGGGTCCTGACCGACCTGCGCGGCCGTGTCGTCCTCGACGGCGCCGGGCACTGGATCCAGCAGGAACGGCCCGAAGAGGTGAACACGGCACTGCTCGACTTCCTCGCCGGGCTCCCTCAGGGCAGGTCCTAG